The Pristis pectinata isolate sPriPec2 chromosome 10, sPriPec2.1.pri, whole genome shotgun sequence sequence CTTCAAGGCTGCAATCTAATTAGAAGGTCTGAATTGCTTTATCTGCCCTCCTGCCATTTGTGATTAGATTAGAGCCTCTCTCCCAGGTCATTTACATTATACGATACAATGTGTATTGGTATTAAAAGGCCATTTCTTCAAGTCAGTAAATAGTTTTGAGAAGGTGCTTTTGATTCAGCTTGCAATGTTAACTCGTcatgtggcaggcacagtagtgtagcggttagcgtaacactacaacagcgccagagacccaggttcaaatccggccgctgtctgtaaggagtttgtacgttctccccgtgtctgcatgggtttcctccgggtgctccgggtttcctcccacattccaaagacgtgagagttaggaagttgcgggcatgctatgttggtgctggaaacatggcgacacttgcgggctgcccccagaacactacgcaaaagatgcatttcactgtgtgtttcgatgtacatgtgactaataaagaaatcttctcccATTTTATCTTATCAAAACAATTTACTGGATCTATACAATTTACTGCATCACTTGTCTTTGACTTGGTaactaatatttttgttttatctcaTCTAGGAGCACTGGGGACTGCGGTGCAGAGAGAGGTGGGACGTGCTGCAGGCAGGAATATTTCATCAACTTCCGGGAGCTGGCGTGGACCCAGTACTGGATCATCGAGCCCCCTGGCTACCAGGCTTTCCGCTGCGTGGGGGGGGTGCAAGCAGCCGCAGTGGCCCTTCGAGTACGGGGAGAGAAGCTGCGCGGCGGTGGAGAGCGCCTCGCTGCCCATGATGTACCTGGTGAAGAAGGGCGACTACACGGAGATCGAGGTGGCCGAGTTCCCCAACATGATCACCGAGAAGTGCGGCTGCAGCACCGACAACATCTCGGTCATATAGCAGCAACCTCTGGGGACATTACAACACCTGAAAACCTATTTCGCTTAAATCGCCTGTGAATGCAGAAATGCACAATTCAGAAGCACTTTTATGTAAATAGTGgaatttgaaaatgtattttttttactattttcttttttCAAGCAAAACATCAGTAACTAAATTTACTATCAATGGCACCTATTGGCTGGAGTCAAAGTTCCTTACTAAGTAATGGAAGGGCAGGAGGGACGGGTGAAAATTCAGTAATATTCCTCTTGGTAAACGGCCCAGGGTACAGTCTTGCGAACAGGAGGGTAACAGGAATCGAAAGGCTTCAGAAACAGAACTTGTGTTATCGTGACAGCCGAGGAGGTAAAACACAATTTGCAAAACGAGTTGACAAATCAGCTGCTGAGTCAGAACTCCAGTggccagagttcaatcctgacctcaggtgctgcctgtctgggtgagtggtaaaatctggggggagttgatgggaatgtggggagaggagaTCAGCAAAAGTGAGtgcttcccagggttgggggaatcaagaactagagggcgtaggtttaaggtgagaggggggagatttaataggaactagaggggcaactttttccacccggagggtggtcagtatatggaacgagctgccagaggaagtggttgaggcaggtccgttaacaacatttaagacacttggacaggtacacggataggaaaagtttagagggatttgggccaaacacgggcaaatgggaccagcttagatggggcatcttggtcggcatggacaagttgggccgaagggcctgtttccgtgctgtatgattatgaCTCTAAAGGTTGGCACCGACTGAGCGGACCAAAGACCCTGATTTCCGCACCCTATGAATCTATGTCACAGTACTTACTATGGTCGTTGATGCAGCCACATCGTTTCCCGTATCTCCCATCTTCTCCTTCACTTCTTCAGGACTCTCTCCAGTGACGCCCTCAGCTTCAGTTTGTTCACTTTCTTGCAAGACCAAACCCTTTGCCTCTATTTCATTACTGGGTCCTGGTTCCTCTTGGCCGACTTCACTCTGGGGTACTGAGAGGACCTCAGGCACACCAGGTTCAGCACTGGGCCCCGGAGCGCAGTCCGTCGCGTCAtcagcaccaccaccttcaacGCTCGCCTGCCCCACACAACTCTCGGGGCGAGACGAAGACTCCGAGGAGCTGCTCTCTGCCACGCACTCCTCATCTGAGCTCCCGGATTCttccaaaccctccagtcccatccTGCAAGGGAACGAGAGCCATGAACTTCACTGTTTAACTCAACTTCTGCAAGTTGTTCTGCTCTGTGAAGTTTAACCACAGGCTTTAAATACAAGATGGTTACCAGTAAATGCAAGAGAAAGTATTCAGAGGGGTTAGAATGTGATTGAGACTAGCAGTTCAGAACAAAGATCATATATACATTAAAAGGTACATACATTAGGTACATACTTTAAGATAAAAGGATAccacacagaatcaggccctttggtctaccaaGTCAACACCAgttatcaatcacccatttacactaatcctacgttaatccttttttttttaaaaagaaattctcCCCACTTTCACATCAATACTCTCTGGATTCAAACAATCACCACACAGATTAGGGgaaacttacagtagccaatttcacctaccaaactgcacacctttgggacgtgggaggagaccggagcacccgggggaaacccatgtggtcacagggagaacgtgcaaactccacactgaaagcccgaggtcaggatggaacctgggtctctggcgctgtgaggcagcagctttactagctgcaccaccgtaTCTCAAAGATGCAGTAAGGTGGGAGAAGGTATACAAGTCATAAATACTGGCGAAAGGGCTGAATAACTTGCACTGCACAACTTCAATGCAACACAAGATCTGACGCAGCAATACAGGGAAAAATATCTTGTTtgcaatttcttgaatttaattGGCAGACACTATCTGTTCAAAAAACGGTGTTAATAAGAAAACAGAGCAGTCAATATCCTGCTCCTatacaagatataggagcagaattaggccattcagcccatctagtctgctccacTAGTCTGACAAATGAATAGTAGGAATATGGCAAGGTAcaattaaaaatgctgaaaagacaaatacaatagaggcataaTTTTTGATGTCAGGCTATGCCGTTACATTGCCCTAAAGAAGTTGAACTAAGATTCATcaggataattcctgggatgagtaggttgtcctatcaagagaggctggacagtttgggtctgtattctttggaatttagaagaatgaacagTGATTTCAttcaaatatacaagatcctaagggggcttaacAGGGCAGACACtttccactagtaggagagtcacgaacaagggacattgttacaaaataaggagccagtcatttaaaactgaggtgcatagaaatttgttctcagagggtagtgaatctctggaattctctgcctgaagGTGGTGGGGGCTGCATCATTACACTTATTTAAGgttgaggtagataaatatttgaaagatcacagaattagttatggggaactggcacagaggccagcatagatcagctccATCaagagcacaaccctccccaccactgaggacatcttcaagaggcggcgcccatcactaaagaccctcaacatctgggacatgccctcttcttgctactaccatcagggaggaggtacaggagcctgaagacccacactcagtgattcagaaacagtttcttcccctccgccatcatgtTTCTGAAGGGTCTATAAACATTACCTTGTCACTCCTTTTTTTGCCGcactgtttttgtaatttatagtaattttacgtctttacgctgtcctgctgccgcaaaacaacaaatttcacatcatacaagtcagtgataataaattgatttgGATTCTGATGACATTGAACGGCAGGATAGTTTGaggggccagatagcctactcctgctcctattttcctgtgttctcgTGTTCCTGACTATACACGATGCTATGGCTTGGTCCACCAGTATTATGCCAATCGCTATGTGGTAACTATGGAAATAAAACGggacatttgcctgcattttctcAAGCACTGAGATCAGCCCCACTGATGTGCAGTCCCcattttgtcacttttttttaaaataaaagcagcgcTGGGGTTACATTTACTATCTTCCATTCTATGGGGACCATTggaaatctatggaattttgaaagacGACTACCTAAGCATCCACTGCCTCCATCACCAGCTCATCCAAAATCCTGGCTGCAAGTCATCAGGTCCTGCTGATTTGTTGACTTTCAGACCCATTagcttctttgattttttttcttccaaaatgcTGATTTCTTTCAACTCATTCTCTTTAGATCTCCATTATTTCCAGGagaatttttgtgtcttctgtgaagacagacaaagTATTTCCCTCTCTACCATTTACCTACTCCAGACATATATCCTCTTGTCCTCAGCCTAAGGTAGCAACACAAGACTTTTtctagatcacaagacaaaggagcagaagtgggctattcagcccatcgagtctgctccaccacttcaccatgagctaaactattctcccatctagccccatttcccaaccttttccccatatcccttaataccctgactaattagatgccTATCAATCTcgtccttaaacacccccaatgattgggcctccacagctgtatgtggcaacgaattccataaatccacaaccctctggctaaagaaatttctcctcacctcggttttaaatgggtaccctctaattctaagactgcaccctcttgtcctggacttacccaccaagggaaacaacttagccacacctactctgtccaatcctttcaacattcaaaatgtttctatgaggtcttctctcattcttctgtactctaatgaatacagtccaagagccgacaaacgctcatcatatgtaagcccttgcattccaggaatcatcctcgtgaatcttctctgaaccctctccaacatcagtacatcctttctaagataaggggcccaaaatggcacacagtattctaaatgaggtctcaccagtgccccatagagcctcatcaacacttccttaccttTTTGTGtatctatagaagcttttacCATCTGTTTTCAAGTTTCTCGCCAGGTTAAGCtcatgtttttctttcccttactACTGGTACTACTTGGTCCAAAGTGTGAAACCTTCCCAATTCTCAGGCTAATTGACTGTATTGGCAACACAAGTTATCCCTTCATCTAACACAGTGGTGTGGCGGTTAGCCTAACCCTATTACTGCACCAGTGAacagtgttcaattccggctgctgtctgtgaggagtctgtacgttttccccatgtctgcgtggattttctctgggtgctgcggtttcctcccacattccaaagacgtacgggttaggaagttgtgggcctgctatgttggcaccggaagcgtgacgacacttgcgggctgcccccagaacactctacgcaaaagatacatttcacttttttatgtatatgtgactaataaataaatattattgctGTATTATAATACTATCAAGTTAGTTCTTTTATTAGCCATTGTTGGACCACTTTCCTGGGCTTTTTGCACTTTGTTGTAAACTATGCTTTTATTCTTGAAAGGTTAGTCACTGTTTATTGACACACATTTTGAATAACAGGCTATCAATAAAAATTAGGTTCAATTTTAATCTTCCTGATTTTCCAGTTTTACTCTCTTGGTCGGTGTGGTTTGTGGTTACCAATATCTTCTCATGTATTCTTCCCACCTTGCTTCAATGCACCAGAGGCAATCCAATGACTGGACCACAGAGCATCTTTCCCCCTGGTGAGTGCATCCTCTGCAGGACAGGGCAAGAATCTGCCAAAGTTTATTTTCTGCCAATTATGGCACTTGAATGCTATACAAACACAAACTCAGTCACAGAGGGGAAATATACAGTAAATCCTGAAGGGATTTTCTCACATATAGTCTCACAGTCACCCGCTTCAATCTGGTGCAACAGAAAGTTTCTGGCACGGTGTTGCAGGGAGAACGACGTGACCCTGGggtggatttaccaggatgacaCCAGGGATGAGGGCTTCGTTACATGGAGAGGATGAagcagctgggattgttctccttcaaCTGTGGAAGGTTAAGAGGAGCTCTTCCAAATTGTGACAGCTTAGTTCGAGCAAACAGGGAGGGTGGGCTTGCAGCCAGAGTTCACAGTCTTAAAATAGTCAGTAAAACTTGagggaagtgaggagaaatttatttaaaagGATGAGCACTTAGATCTGGGATAGACCACTGAAACTGTGGAAGAATTAGTTTTAATGGGATGTCCAAAAGGCAACTATAGACTAAAGACTAATTTATAGACTTATTAGGGGTAAAAAGCTGAGACTTAAGAATAAACTGGACAACCCTGTCAAAATGACGGCACAGATAACAGGCTGAATGACGGTCTTTACTGCTGCAAGATTCAATAATAcgcagaacgagctgccagagggagtggcaggggaaggtacaattacaacatttaaaaaacctccacacaggtacgtggataggattGACTTAGaaagaaatgggccaaacacaggcaaataggacgagcttaggaaggcaacttggtcggcatacattagttggtccaaagggcctgtttctgtactctgcGACTATGAAATATCACAGCAGTACCCTGTTGCTTCAGTTTACTATGTTAAGTGGTACAGAGATAGGTGCCAAATAAACTCCCGGACCTACACCACCACACAAAGGCTAGGGTCAAGCTGcttgcttccccccaccccacccccaaacaaaaggtgaaaacaaaatgcttacAACGAAGTTGAGGACACTCACAGTACCACTGATATGAAGGCAAGAGGAGAAAATTGTCAAGTAATAGCAGCAGCAGCCAAGAGGAGTACGGTACACACAGAGGCAAGACCAAGCCTATAGCGAGTGTTTCTTTACCAGAgacatcttttctttccttccgTGGCTGCCTTGTGGGTGGTCGGATGAGCACGCTTTCGGATCCCACCCTCCGCTGCCACCACATCACTTGACGATGCTTGTAAACCTCAAGggaaatgcaacatttaaaaatagcataCACGACCccaatttgactttccaagaatAATCTGTGTGGGTAGGGGTAGTGCAGGGGAAAATAAAACCTTGTGTCACTAACTTGAGAAGCAAGTGTTCAAATGGCCCAGTAGGAAGTGGATTTATCATCCCTTCCCCACAAGGGCACATTTACTCCTTGACTGCAATGAATACGGCTCCTCAATTCTCTTCCAGTTTAATAGATTTTCTGTCATCTTGTAGGTACACTGTAAATTCAGTTTCCAAAATTATTGCAACTTAAAGTAACAAGTCCTGCTGATTAACAAGCCCGGGATCAGTACAGCCACAGGGCAACTAACTTCAGATCTCTGCCCTGGCATCTCAATCCACAATGGCCAGGGCACCAATAATGGCTGGTCGAGTCTGACCACTTGTAGGGAGCTCCACTGGCACAAACAGAAGCTCCAGCCCCCAAAAGCGCAGGCAGGATGCAGAACCGACCACAGCACCGCAAACCGAACATTGCGCACAGTAGTCAGTTTGAAGGACTTGCATTTTGATAGTGCCTTTCCCGACCTCGCATGTTACAGCCCAGGAGTCCCCCGGGCGTGACGGAGGAAACAGTGCAGCCAGTATGTAAACAGCAAGTATTCCAGGACGAGCGAGACGCCACTGGGGACGCGCACACAGCTGTACCTTTAAGCACGGAGTCCTCCAGCCGCTCCGACATCTCGTCCAGTTGCTGCTCGTACTGTGGGTCAGTGAAGTAGTGCTTGGGCTCGGCAAGCCTGCGCTGCAATCGCTCCAGTCGCCTCTGCTCCTTCTCCGTCTCCCGCCCCGCCTGTTTCTTTATCCATTCGGCCATGCTGCACAAAGCAGAAGCAACCGATCACAGGCTGCCCAGGTTCAGTCTTCACAGACGCCCTTTAGTCACTTTTGCCCACAAGTTGGAATATGTACAAGAATCACTCAATACGGttgaacttttgaatttaataatattgaggGAGTGCGTTCACATGTACAGTCGGGCATATGTaccccagggacagcctgtacacaATTATTGCACCCTTCAATTAAGACAgagaagataaagatatctttattagtcacatgtacatcgaaacacacagtgaaatgcatcttttgcgttgagcgttctggtgtcgccacgcttctggtgccaacatagcatgcccacaacttcctgacccgtacgtctttggaatgtgggaggaaaccggagcacccggaggaaacccacgcagacacagggagaatgtacaaactccttacagacagtggccggaattgaaccctggtcgctggcgctgtaacagtgttacactaaccgctacaactAGCGCTGCCACAGGGGCACAGCAGATTTCCCTTCCGATTCCCCTCTACTGCTGCTTTTTCCTTGGTCAGGTAGACAAGTAACGTAGCATGCCTGTATAACGCCAAGCAATGAACACTAATCTTCAAATGAAATGCCTAGCACTTTTTGCAGTCTTCGGATAACCAAAAGCGCTTCACAGCAATCTAGTGTTGACTCCAATTATCTCTTTACCATAAGAAATGTGAAACTGGTTCTCAAACAGcaagttcctacaaacagcaatacaATAATGACTAAATAATGTTTATACTGATGTCCATTGTGACTCAGAGACCAGAGACAGCTTCCCGCTGTTCAAACTGTGCCAAGGGATCTTCAGAAAGGCATTGGTTTAATGACTTAAAAACAGTAATCTCCTATAGTACAGTGTTCCCTCAGTGATGCACTGGATCGCTACCCAAAATACGTCAATTACAGAGTGAGAGGTTCTGACAGGGGCAACACCGATACACCGCAGTCAACTCAACACACAAAAAAGCAGAACTGTAGATATTGgaaatcagttctgatgaaaggtctttgaccagtaACACCCATTTCCCTCTCTACAGGCGTTGAGCACTTCCAGaagtgctgtttttatttcaactcaGGAAGCTTTAGTCAAAACCCAATCCTTCCCCAGCCAGGAGGTATGGGGATCGACAGAGGCAACGGACCCTTCACTGAACAGAGAGAGTACTTCAGGAGGTTGAAACCGCGGGTCTTCCTCTCTCACTTCACGCAAAGCAGCGCGCATGTTCACGGCTTCACCAGATGGACTCCACTTGCGTTCCTGCCCAAATCTTTCTAACAATTGTTCACTGCTCAGTGACAAGACGTCATCACAACCAGCCGAATTACCCGCTCTCTTCCACCCAAGATCTTCAGCTGTGAGACCTGGCTCAAGCCCTGTCAATGGATGTAAAATCGACTAGCAAGGTGCCAGTTCAAAGCCAATCAGTTCACATGGATGGACCGGAAATGGCAAGCTGATCTTACCCCCACCTCTTACAGTAGCATCAGTGGAGCTCTCCCCGGTCTAACGTCTggttaaaaagttaaaattaactCTCAAGAAAAATGTCACCTTGAAAGCCTGgccaaccagactcaagaacagcttcttccccactgctatcagactcctgaaccaatcccctctttcat is a genomic window containing:
- the sde2 gene encoding splicing regulator SDE2 isoform X2 — protein: MEVWVRGCGARLVAVALPTGSSGLELKLRLCRQGFPAADVYLKCNGKLVGEEADLHDGAIYSLETRLVGGKGGFGSMLRALGAQIEKTTNREACRDLSGRRLRDVNHEKAMAEWIKKQAGRETEKEQRRLERLQRRLAEPKHYFTDPQYEQQLDEMSERLEDSVLKGLQASSSDVVAAEGGIRKRAHPTTHKAATEGKKRCLWMGLEGLEESGSSDEECVAESSSSESSSRPESCVGQASVEGGGADDATDCAPGPSAEPGVPEVLSVPQSEVGQEEPGPSNEIEAKGLVLQESEQTEAEGVTGESPEEVKEKMGDTGNDVAASTTIQDSAKT
- the sde2 gene encoding splicing regulator SDE2 isoform X1 gives rise to the protein MEVWVRGCGARLVAVALPTGSSGLELKLRLCRQGFPAADVYLKCNGKLVGEEADLHDGAIYSLETRLVGGKGGFGSMLRALGAQIEKTTNREACRDLSGRRLRDVNHEKAMAEWIKKQAGRETEKEQRRLERLQRRLAEPKHYFTDPQYEQQLDEMSERLEDSVLKGLQASSSDVVAAEGGIRKRAHPTTHKAATEGKKRCLWMGLEGLEESGSSDEECVAESSSSESSSRPESCVGQASVEGGGADDATDCAPGPSAEPGVPEVLSVPQSEVGQEEPGPSNEIEAKGLVLQESEQTEAEGVTGESPEEVKEKMGDTGNDVAASTTIEPRPEDWTAFNSAEELECLGLDRLKGELMGLGLKCGGTLQERAARLFSVKGLSREQIDPALFAKLAKSKKK